In one Actinopolymorpha sp. NPDC004070 genomic region, the following are encoded:
- a CDS encoding nucleoside triphosphate pyrophosphohydrolase family protein, whose protein sequence is MLDEEHRPAAGVAALVREFHEAFGLGAADAPVPRPDSWRLRIALLREEFEEYVEAAEAGDLVAVADALADMTYVIYGTACEYGIPLDAVLAEVHRSNMSKLGPDGRPILRADGKVVKGPEFSAPAIAPILRGAGHADSSAEESRARPVSPSRLIGWPRMPTRRVRVIVRD, encoded by the coding sequence ATGCTCGACGAGGAACACCGGCCGGCGGCCGGAGTCGCCGCGCTGGTGCGGGAGTTCCACGAGGCGTTCGGGCTCGGTGCGGCGGACGCTCCGGTGCCCCGTCCTGACTCCTGGCGGCTGCGGATCGCCTTGCTGCGTGAGGAGTTCGAGGAGTACGTCGAGGCTGCCGAGGCCGGTGACCTGGTGGCTGTGGCCGACGCGCTGGCCGACATGACGTACGTCATCTACGGAACGGCGTGCGAGTACGGCATCCCGCTGGATGCCGTACTCGCCGAGGTTCATCGGTCCAACATGAGCAAGCTCGGCCCGGACGGTCGGCCGATCCTGCGCGCGGACGGCAAGGTGGTCAAGGGGCCGGAATTCTCCGCGCCGGCGATCGCCCCGATCCTGCGTGGCGCCGGCCACGCAGATTCTTCCGCGGAAGAATCCCGGGCCAGGCCGGTGTCGCCGAGCCGGCTGATCGGGTGGCCGAGGATGCCCACGAGGCGGGTACGGGTGATCGTTCGCGACTAG
- a CDS encoding DUF402 domain-containing protein, with translation MNVSSATTPEPGDLPAQRPGTAGMRPSGPPPYWRPGAHIWWHYRRRTWLPGSPETVRPMTVVRDDADGLVAWLAPGTPVLRPVLTDGRDLRAVHVDDWYRVRDDRALKQDAWRGPGILKVAPTGVPWSVWLFWLPDGTFRNWYVNLEDVHVRDEHRVVTQDHVLDVVVQPDRSVRWKDEDELAAAVRWGRYDAADAAEFEKDAHAVEEVVARWGSPFCDGWEDWRPDLSWPVPTLPPDVQADF, from the coding sequence GTGAACGTTTCCTCCGCCACGACTCCCGAGCCCGGCGACCTGCCCGCGCAGCGCCCCGGGACCGCCGGGATGCGCCCGTCCGGCCCGCCTCCGTACTGGCGGCCGGGCGCGCACATCTGGTGGCACTACCGCCGCCGCACCTGGCTGCCGGGGAGTCCGGAGACCGTCCGGCCGATGACCGTCGTACGCGACGACGCCGACGGCCTGGTGGCCTGGCTCGCACCGGGCACGCCGGTCCTGCGGCCGGTGCTCACCGATGGGCGGGACCTGCGTGCCGTGCACGTCGACGACTGGTACCGCGTCCGCGACGACCGCGCGCTCAAGCAGGACGCCTGGCGCGGACCCGGCATCCTCAAGGTCGCGCCGACCGGAGTTCCCTGGTCGGTCTGGCTGTTCTGGTTGCCCGACGGAACGTTCCGCAACTGGTACGTCAATCTCGAGGACGTCCACGTCCGCGACGAGCACCGGGTCGTCACCCAGGACCACGTCCTCGACGTCGTGGTCCAGCCCGACCGAAGCGTGCGCTGGAAGGACGAGGACGAACTCGCCGCCGCCGTGCGCTGGGGCCGCTACGACGCCGCCGACGCCGCGGAGTTCGAGAAGGACGCCCACGCCGTCGAGGAGGTGGTGGCCCGGTGGGGTTCGCCGTTCTGCGACGGCTGGGAGGACTGGCGCCCGGACCTGAGCTGGCCCGTCCCCACCCTGCCGCCCGACGTCCAGGCCGACTTCTGA